The stretch of DNA CTGGCCAAGCTGGAGCTATTCGTCATGGTATCTCTCGTGCATTACTTCAAGCTGACCCTGAATTCCGTGGAACGTTAAAACGTGCTGGTCTATTAACTCGTGACGCACGTATGAAAGAACGTAAAAAATACGGACTTAAAGGCGCTCGTCGTGCACCTCAGTTCTCAAAACGTTAATTTTCAAATTCAAGGCTCTCAACCATTTGGTTGGGAGTCTTTTTTATGTTTATGTAGTTTTAAGGGAAAAGTAAAGATGTAGCACCCAGCTCTATTTTAGATTGGAGTGAATAAAATTAAGACTTTATCAATGATTCAGCCTTGGGCAAGCCTTTTTATGCTTGGAGCGATAAACCATGAAACTAGGTCATGGAAGACAAAATACCGTGGACCGATTGCAATTCATTCAAGTCAAAAGTTAGATAAGCATGCATGTCGTCTAACCCATGTTGAAAGTTTGCTTCAGAAGTATGGCTATACACAAGATACGTTACCATTAGGTGCTGTTATTGGTGTTTGTGAACTAGAGAATTGTCTCAGGATCATAGAGAACAATAATTCATCAGCAGTACTTGAGGATGGAGAAATGATATCAGGAATTGAATATTTATTAGGAGACTACAAAATTGGTGGGTTTGTTTGGAAAGTTAAAGGTAAGAGATTACTGAAAACGCCATTACCTGCAAAAGGACAGCTTGGTTTATGGAATTGTAATATCGAGAATTACCCTAAATAAGAGGAGTTTACGCAAATTACCATTAAAGGTAGATAGTGTTTTACATGATATGTCTATTGCGTAGGAAACTACTTTTAAAAGGGGGGAATTTGCTTATGAACGTAATAACAACCCTAAAGGAAAAAAGAAAAGAAAAGCAAATGAAGTATGAAAGAAAAATGTTACGTGAACTCTCCTTAGAAAATCTAAAGAAAAGTGTAAATGAGCAATTTAGTCATTTTTATAGAACAGGTTTATTTGCAAAGTCAATAGAAGATGGTTGTGTTGACATCGCAATCGAAAGTTACTTGTTAGGCTCTAAATATGGAAAGTTTGGATATTACGGAGAGTCCCTTGAGGATGTAAAAACAAGATGTTACTTTGAAGAAAAGTATTTGGTAGACACATTATTTGATTTTCTGACCTATTGGGGTCAAATTGGAGATAATGATTTTGTAAACGAATCTCTCTATTACAGCTGTGAAAATTACGTGAATAAATGGTGGCAGGAAGGATTCATTAAAAGTGAAAAAAGATATCGACTCCGTCTGCATTAGTAGCGCACTTTTTGTTTAGTAAGTAAACTTTTCGACAACAATTTGTAAGTATTCATATTTTTTCCCCTTGTCCCATATAGTGAATAGAAGGGACTAGCAGGAGGGGAGAAATTAGTGAAGAAGAAATTAAAAATCGGTGGATTTATAACTGGATTAATACTATTATTTGTCTTATTTCAATATCAGTTTTTAGATAATGATTCTTGGAAACCCTGGAGTCTTCCATTAACCGGAAAGATAATTATCTTAGATCCAGGTCATGGTGGTCCAGATGGAGGAGCAGATAGTGGAGATATATTCGAAAAGGATATCGCCTTAAATGTATCTTTAAAGCTCCGTGACTACTTACAGGAACAAGGTGCACTTGTTTTAATGACCCGTGAAATAGATACAGATCTTGCAGCTGCAGATACTCGAGGTTATAGTCGTCGTAAGGTAGAAGACTTAAAAAAACGTGTAGAGTTAATCAATAGTTCAGAGGCTGATTTGTTTATTAGCATACATCTAAACGCAATTCCGTCACCTAAATGGAGTGGTGCACAAACTTTTTATTATCGTACTTATAAAGAGAATGAAGAACTAGCAAAGTTCGTTCAAGATGAGTTACGTACTAACTTAGAAAATACGACGCGTAAGGCGAAAAGTATCAATAGTGTCTTTTTATTAAAAAATGCTAATAAACCTGGCGCATTAGTTGAAATTGGTTTCCTCTCAAATCATACAGAGAAACAACTTCTCGTAAAAGAACATTATCAAGATAAAGTTGCAGCTTCAATATATAAAGGAATTTTAAGATACGCATCAAATGAAACCAACCCTCCAGAATAATGAGGGTTATTTTTTTAGGTATGAGTTTCATCACATATGTAAAATGGACAATTATGATATACTAATAAAAACCAATTCATTTATAGGTGGTGCATATACATGTTAACAGAACAAAAGGTATTAGAAACATTACAAAATCTGAAAGATCCTTTCCTACATAAAACACTACAAGAAACAAATGGTATTTTAGAAGTGAAAATCAAGGAAGAAAAGAATCATGTTAGCGTAAAATTAGCTATTGCTAAAACTGGCACAGGTGAACAGATGCAGCTTCAAAGTACGGTTGTTGCTAAGTTAAAGGAAGCCGGTGCAGATTCTGTAGGAATTAGATTTACTGATTTACCCCAAGAAGAATTAGCAAAACATGCTGGACAAGGTACGGATTCACCTTTATCTCCAAAAAATGAACCAACCTTTATAGCAATTGCAAGTGGTAAGGGTGGAGTAGGGAAATCTACAGTATCCGTTAATCTAGCTGTTTCTTTAGCGAGACTTGGTAAAAAGGTTGGCCTAGTAGACGCTGATATTTACGGGTTCAGTGTGCCTGACATGATGGGTATTACAAAACGCCCTGTAGTCCGTGGTGAAAAAATTATCCCAGTTGAGCGCTTAGGTGTTAAGGTAATTTCAATGGGCTTCTTTGTAGAGGACAATTCACCAGTTATCTGGCGCGGTCCAATGTTAGGGAAAATGTTGAATAATTTCTTTAACGATGTTGAATGGGGAGAGTTAGACTACCTATTATTAGACTTACCTCCAGGTACAGGAGATGTTGCACTAGATGTTCATACAATGCTACCTTCATGTAAAGAAATAATTGTCACAACTCCACATCCAACTGCTGCGTTCGTTGCAGCGAGAGCGGGTGCAATGGCCTTAAGAACAGAACACGAAGTAATGGGTGTTATTGAAAACATGTCATACTTTGAGAGTAAGGTAACTGGCGAGAAAGAATATGTATTTGGCCAAGGTGGAGGAACGAAGTTGGCTGAAGAATTACAGACTAACCTACTAGGTCAATTACCATTACAACAACCAGATTGGAATGAGGATGATTTTGCACCTTCAGTATATGATGCAGATCATCGTGTAGGAAAGATCTATATGGAGATTGCACAGAATGTAATTAATACATTAAATAAATAAGCTTTTTAAAGGATGCAAATCGAGGATTTGCATCTTTTTCTATTGTTTAATTTAAGATTTTGTTGAGTATTATATGAAGGTGAGTTTTTGGAGATGGTTGAACGGGAGAAAGCTTAAATCCTTCAAAATCCAAGGAGTGTTAAGACAGGTTCCGCGGGTAGTAGAAATAACGAGTCGGAATCCTAGTGTTATTCAGACAGGTAGAACGGCGAATAGAGGAAACGAGTCGGAATCCCGAGGTTATTCAGACAGGTAGGACGGCGAATAGAGGAAACGAGTCGGAATCCTGGTGTTATTCAGACAGGTAGACCGGCGAATAGAGGAAACGAGTCGGAATCCCGAGGTTATTCAGACAGGTAGACCGGCAAATAGAGGAAACGAGTCGGAATCCTGGTGTTATTCAGACAGGTTGTTAGGCGAAAAGCTAAAACGAGTCGGAATCCCGAGGTTATTCAGACAGGTAGAAAGGCAAATAGAGGAAACGAGTCGAAATCGTAGTGTTATTCAGACAGGTAGAACGGACCATCACAATACAGTAGCCCCAATCAATACATGATTGGGGCTAACTATTATTCATTCAACTATCTTTCCACGACCTAACTTTCACCGCCGCCCTCTTCCTTTTTCTTATCTTTATTAGCCTGAATCTCTTCAGCACCTTTAATAAGAAGATCTTGCATTTTCGCCTTAAAAAGAGGACTTTCGATTGTCTCGGTTATTACAGTTTGAATATGAGCTCTCATTTCCTGGCTCCGCAATACTTCTACCATTGCTTCTTCCATTTCAGGATTTTTTAATATTTCAATCATCATTTTTTGGTACTCAGGATCCTTCATCAGATCTTTAATTACCTTTTCATGCTGCTCCTGCATGCTTTTAGCAAAGGTTTCTACAAATTTTGGATCCTCAAAATTCTTTTTCCAAAAAGTAATACCATCTTCAGATAAAAGTGTATCTTGTATTGACTTTGTTACAATATCCTGGTTAATAACTAAATTTTGTTTCATTTTCTCATCTGTCAACATCTCTTCGATGGCCTTTTTACCTTCATCTGTTTTTAGTATATCGACTACCATTTTTTTCGTCTCTTCGTAGTCAAGCTTTTGATTTCCTTGTTCCCTAGGTGCACACCCAATAATCAAAATAAAGCAACTAAATACTAGGAGCGACATCCATTTTTTCATTATATTTTAAGCTCCTTTCACAGAAATCCTTACTTTTAATATGAGGAAATCGCCAAGAAATATACACAAAAACTTGGCTGATTAACTGGTAATTTAATAATTTCGTTGGTACAATTGTTAGGTAATAATTTTTGATAAGTTGGAGGATTCATCGTGAATAGTCGAAATTGGGTTCGATTGTTTTTATCTACATTATTGGTGGGTGCTATAAGCACTTCAGTAGTAGGATTTGCAGTTAAATGGAATGAATACAAGGAATTATTTATTAACTTTGATATTATAGAGATACTTTCTATTTTATTGTGGCTTGTTGGAGTTGGATTTATTTTTAGTATTATTAGCCAGATGGGCTTTTTTGCATATTTAACAGTTCATCGTTTTGGTTTGGGTATTTTCCGTAGTTTATGGAAAACAGTTCAATTAGTATTAATTGCTTTTGTATTCTTTGATTTAGTTTACTTCCGCTACCAAGCTTTTGCTGAAGAGGGAGACATGCTTTTACCGTACATTGCACTAGCGTTCACTTTGTTTTTATTTTCACTGATAGTCGCCTATATAAAACAAAAGCAAACAAATAGTCATGCTTTTATTCCTGCATTATTTTTTATGTTTGTTATCACATCGATTGAATGGTTCCCGGCTCTTCGTGTTAATGAAGAAAGTTGGTTATACCTTATGTTAATTCCTCTATTAGTCTGTAATGCATATCAGTTGCTACTTCTCAGCAAAATATCAAATAACACAAATGTAAAAAGCTGACCCATTTTTTGGTCAGCTTTTTTAATCATTTA from Cytobacillus luteolus encodes:
- a CDS encoding YbaK family protein; the encoded protein is MNVITTLKEKRKEKQMKYERKMLRELSLENLKKSVNEQFSHFYRTGLFAKSIEDGCVDIAIESYLLGSKYGKFGYYGESLEDVKTRCYFEEKYLVDTLFDFLTYWGQIGDNDFVNESLYYSCENYVNKWWQEGFIKSEKRYRLRLH
- a CDS encoding Mrp/NBP35 family ATP-binding protein; translation: MLTEQKVLETLQNLKDPFLHKTLQETNGILEVKIKEEKNHVSVKLAIAKTGTGEQMQLQSTVVAKLKEAGADSVGIRFTDLPQEELAKHAGQGTDSPLSPKNEPTFIAIASGKGGVGKSTVSVNLAVSLARLGKKVGLVDADIYGFSVPDMMGITKRPVVRGEKIIPVERLGVKVISMGFFVEDNSPVIWRGPMLGKMLNNFFNDVEWGELDYLLLDLPPGTGDVALDVHTMLPSCKEIIVTTPHPTAAFVAARAGAMALRTEHEVMGVIENMSYFESKVTGEKEYVFGQGGGTKLAEELQTNLLGQLPLQQPDWNEDDFAPSVYDADHRVGKIYMEIAQNVINTLNK
- the gerD gene encoding spore germination lipoprotein GerD, whose amino-acid sequence is MKKWMSLLVFSCFILIIGCAPREQGNQKLDYEETKKMVVDILKTDEGKKAIEEMLTDEKMKQNLVINQDIVTKSIQDTLLSEDGITFWKKNFEDPKFVETFAKSMQEQHEKVIKDLMKDPEYQKMMIEILKNPEMEEAMVEVLRSQEMRAHIQTVITETIESPLFKAKMQDLLIKGAEEIQANKDKKKEEGGGES
- a CDS encoding 2-oxoglutarate dehydrogenase E1; this translates as MIQPWASLFMLGAINHETRSWKTKYRGPIAIHSSQKLDKHACRLTHVESLLQKYGYTQDTLPLGAVIGVCELENCLRIIENNNSSAVLEDGEMISGIEYLLGDYKIGGFVWKVKGKRLLKTPLPAKGQLGLWNCNIENYPK
- the cwlD gene encoding N-acetylmuramoyl-L-alanine amidase CwlD, with product MKKKLKIGGFITGLILLFVLFQYQFLDNDSWKPWSLPLTGKIIILDPGHGGPDGGADSGDIFEKDIALNVSLKLRDYLQEQGALVLMTREIDTDLAAADTRGYSRRKVEDLKKRVELINSSEADLFISIHLNAIPSPKWSGAQTFYYRTYKENEELAKFVQDELRTNLENTTRKAKSINSVFLLKNANKPGALVEIGFLSNHTEKQLLVKEHYQDKVAASIYKGILRYASNETNPPE
- a CDS encoding KinB-signaling pathway activation protein — protein: MNSRNWVRLFLSTLLVGAISTSVVGFAVKWNEYKELFINFDIIEILSILLWLVGVGFIFSIISQMGFFAYLTVHRFGLGIFRSLWKTVQLVLIAFVFFDLVYFRYQAFAEEGDMLLPYIALAFTLFLFSLIVAYIKQKQTNSHAFIPALFFMFVITSIEWFPALRVNEESWLYLMLIPLLVCNAYQLLLLSKISNNTNVKS